Proteins encoded together in one Pseudomonadota bacterium window:
- a CDS encoding nitrite reductase — MNEAEKDNGRQSVTIMLPGGKLPGAVLQKVTELRKVFTFDIYLTTAQNMRLYNIEKSELAPIKAALVEVGATFKKPGLFPLPKVCIGSGNCKLGLADTDALSEKIIEHFKDLENVKPKFKIAISGCPAMCSGALLTDIGVVATRNGYDIYAGGKGGPTPKVARRVARNLEEGEALRIIREIVDFHQRKTTQKQRIFKLLDDPEFPSREDG, encoded by the coding sequence ATGAATGAAGCAGAAAAAGATAACGGCAGGCAGAGTGTGACCATTATGCTCCCCGGTGGCAAACTTCCGGGCGCTGTGCTGCAGAAAGTAACTGAACTGAGGAAGGTTTTCACCTTTGATATCTACCTCACCACGGCACAGAATATGAGACTGTATAACATTGAAAAGTCGGAACTTGCGCCGATAAAAGCGGCGCTTGTCGAGGTTGGCGCAACCTTCAAAAAGCCGGGACTCTTCCCCTTGCCGAAGGTCTGCATCGGCAGCGGCAACTGTAAGCTGGGACTGGCTGATACCGATGCCCTTTCGGAAAAAATCATTGAGCATTTCAAAGATCTGGAGAACGTTAAACCAAAATTCAAGATCGCCATTTCAGGGTGTCCCGCCATGTGCTCAGGGGCGCTGTTGACCGATATCGGAGTGGTTGCAACCAGGAACGGGTATGATATTTATGCAGGCGGCAAGGGGGGGCCGACGCCGAAAGTGGCGCGAAGGGTGGCGCGGAATCTTGAGGAAGGTGAAGCCTTAAGGATTATTCGGGAGATCGTTGATTTTCATCAACGGAAAACGACCCAGAAGCAGAGAATCTTCAAGCTGCTGGATGATCCGGAGTTCCCCAGTCGCGAAGATGGCTGA